The following proteins are co-located in the Solea senegalensis isolate Sse05_10M linkage group LG12, IFAPA_SoseM_1, whole genome shotgun sequence genome:
- the slc26a2 gene encoding sulfate transporter — MTPDDTCCVTAEDGGEGDHLQPLLLERVDKGPEKSCQTVLRQRLKKHCTCTSKKAKSKVLGFFPILKWLPKYQLKDWILGDAMSGLIVGILLVPQSIAYSLLASQDPIYGLYTSFFSSIIYALLGTSRHISVGIFGVLCLLVGQVVDRELALAGYLTESGGFSDNNSAVLLAGQGNGSVEWACDRSCYAITVGATVTFTAGVYQVLMGLFQVGFVSVYLSDSLLSGFATGASLTILTSQIKYLLGLKIPRPQGWFTLFKTWYGILTNLGNTNICDLVTSLVCLLVLVPTKELNYRFKSKLKAPIPFELFVVIIATLASHFGKFNTEYGSSVAGDIPTGFLPPQLPSWSLIPNVAVDAFSIAIVGFAITVSLSEMFAKKHGYAVDANQEMYAIGFCNILPSFFRCFTTSAALTKTLVKESTGCQTQVSGLITALVLLLVLLVIAPLFFSLQKCVLAVIIVVNLRGALRKFMDIPRMWRSNPVDASIWLVTMLTSSLVNTELGLLVGLLVSAFCVLGRTQQAQVRELGRAKNREHYEALSSYRGLHTHPGVAVFRYDAPIYYANQSLFKKSLYGRVGLDPVKERLRRLKFEKKQTKNNNKELEEVVGVPDMSEKDGADATVTVSVTPDGKPGPRSVVLDCSAILFLDTAGVNVLKEVRKDYRDVGVKVVLAQCSTSVLDTLERGGYFPDEKDDGDKVFFTIADAVHYIYVQNVPVSNGDCEAKC; from the exons ATGACTCCTGACGACACCTGCTGCGTGACagcagaagatggaggagaaggcGATCATCTGCAGCCTCTCCTTCTTGAGCGAGTGGACAAAGGACCGGAGAAAAGCTGTCAAACTGTCTTGCGGCAACGGCTGAAGAAACACTGCACGTGCACTTCAAAGAAGGCGAAATCCAAAGTACTGGGCTTCTTCCCCATTCTGAAATGGCTGCCAAAGTACCAGCTCAAGGACTGGATTCTGGGCGACGCCATGTCGGGACTGATTGTTGGAATCCTGTTGGTTCCACAGTCCATAGCTTACTCTTTATTGGCCAGTCAGGACCCGATATACGGTCTCTACAcgtccttcttctcctccatcatctACGCCCTCTTGGGCACCTCCAGACACATCTCTGTGGGCATCTTTGGTGTGCTCTGCCTGCTCGTGGGCCAGGTGGTGGACCGGGAGCTGGCTTTGGCGGGATACCTCACAGAGAGCGGCGGCTTCAGTGATAACAACAGCGCCGTCCTGCTGGCTGGCCAGGGGAACGGCAGTGTTGAGTGGGCATGTGACAGAAGTTGCTATGCGATCACGGTGGGCGCTACGGTGACGTTTACTGCCGGGGTTTACCAG GTGCTCATGGGCCTCTTCCAAGTGGGCTTCGTCTCCGTCTACCTCTCAGACTCGCTCCTCAGTGGCTTCGCGACAGGAGCCTCCTTGACCATCCTCACCTCGCAGATCAAGTACCTTTTGGGTCTGAAGATCCCCAGGCCTCAGGGTTGGTTCACGCTGTTCAAGACGTGGTACGGAATACTCACCAACCTGGGAAACACCAACATCTGTGACTTGGTGACCAGTCTGGTGTGTTTGCTGGTTCTAGTACCTACCAAGGAACTCAACTATCGCTTCAAATCCAAGCTGAAG GCCCCGATTCCCTTCGAGCTCTTTGTGGTGATCATTGCGACTCTGGCGTCTCACTTCGGCAAGTTCAACACGGAGTACGGCTCGAGCGTGGCCGGTGACATTCCCACGGGCTTCCTCCCGCCTCAGCTGCCCTCGTGGTCTCTGATTCCCAACGTGGCCGTCGACGCCTTCTCCATCGCCATCGTGGGATTTGCCATCACCGTCTCGCTCTCTGAAATGTTCGCCAAGAAGCACGGCTACGCGGTGGACGCCAACCAGGAGATGTACGCCATCGGCTTCTGCAACATCCTGCCGTCGTTCTTCCGCTGTTTCACCACCAGCGCCGCGCTCACCAAAACGCTGGTCAAGGAGTCGACGGGATGCCAGACGCAGGTGTCCGGCCTGATCACCGCCCTCGTCCTCCTGCTGGTGCTTCTGGTTATTGCGCCGCTCTTCTTTTCCCTTCAAAA GTGCGTCCTCGCCGTCATCATCGTGGTCAACCTCCGCGGCGCGCTGCGCAAGTTCATGGACATCCCTCGCATGTGGCGCTCCAACCCCGTGGACGCCTCCATCTGGCTCGTGACCATGCTGACGTCGTCGCTGGTCAACACGGAGCTGGGTCTCCTCGTCGGGCTCCTGGTGTCGGCCTTCTGCGTGCTGGGCCGCACGCAGCAAGCCCAGGTCCGCGAGCTGGGCCGCGCCAAGAACCGGGAGCATTACGAGGCGCTGTCGTCCTACCGGGGACTCCACACTCACCCGGGTGTTGCCGTTTTCCGGTACGACGCTCCGATCTACTACGCCAACCAGAGCTTGTTCAAGAAATCGCTGTACGGCCGTGTGGGTCTCGACCCGGTGAAGGAGAGATTGCGGCGCCTGAAGTTCGAGAAGAAGCAAacgaagaacaacaacaaagagctGGAGGAGGTCGTGGGAGTTCCGGATATGTCGGAGAAGGACGGCGCAGACGCCACCGTGACAGTCAGCGTGACGCCTGATGGGAAACCTGGCCCCCGCAGCGTCGTGTTGGACTGCAGTGCCATCTTGTTTCTGGACACGGCGGGAGTGAACGTGCTGAAGGAGGTGCGCAAGGATTACAGAGACGTCGGGGTGAAGGTGGTTCTGGCTCAGTGCAGTACGTCGGTGCTGGACACGCTGGAAAGAGGCGGCTACTTCCCCGACGAGAAAGACGATGGAGACAAAGTCTTCTTCACCATTGCAGACGCCGTCCACTACATCTACGTCCAAAACGTCCCCGTGTCCAACGGAGACTGTGAAGCCAAATGCTAG